The Impatiens glandulifera chromosome 8, dImpGla2.1, whole genome shotgun sequence genome includes a window with the following:
- the LOC124911602 gene encoding ATP-dependent Clp protease proteolytic subunit-like, whose translation MLSLRKIIAAASRPLSRTFRTHPYVFSILLDSRRVFINGMIDEESSNSVICQLMYLEHKEPTLPIQIIINSRGGSFASGMAIYDQIQSLACPVHTSCVGNAASMAAVLLAAGKKGFRYASINSFIMIHSASAGFQGFTRDVKIGVDRLLQVEEDKIVVRKLAKHTGLSIDFLMKSIKRDNYISPQQAKELGFIDVIGNFPSLTRKSDSPSLDDIDSPYPADDIDG comes from the exons ATGTTGAGTCTGAGAAAGATCATTGCAGCTGCTTCCCGACCACTCTCAAGAACTTTCCGCACCCATCCATATGTTTTCTCAATCCTTCTTGATTCCAGAAGGGTCTTCATCAATGGAATGATTGATGAGGAAAGTTCCAATTCGGTTATTTGTCAACTCATGTATCTGGAGCACAAAGAGCCAACGTTGCCGATTCAAATCATCATCAATTCTCGGGGAGGAAGTTTCGCCTCAG GTATGGCCATTTACGACCAGATTCAATCTCTCGCTTGTCCCGTACACACTTCGTGTGTCGGGAATGCAGCTTCAATGGCTGCAGTGTTACTTGCAGCAGGCAAAAAAGGTTTTAGATATGCCTCAATCAACAGTTTCATTATGATCCATTCGGCAAGTGCTGGATTTCAAGGTTTCACAAGGGATGTGAAGATCGGCGTTGATCGCCTTCTTCAAGTAGAGGAAGACAAGATTGTTGTCCGTAAGTTGGCCAAACACACGGGCCTTTCAATAGACTTCCTGATGAAGTCTATTAAAAGGGATAATTATATCTCCCCTCAACAGGCCAAAGAGTTAGGTTTCATCGACGTAATAGGTAACTTTCCCTCTCTCACTCGCAAGTCTGATTCTCCCTCGCTCGACGATATTGATTCTCCGTATCCCGCTGATGATATTGATGGATGA